ttttttttttttttcgttgcAGAGACGAACTGTTGCTGTGACTATTGTGACTCCTTCTTCTAAAAGAATACGTTCATGTGATGAAATAGCCTATGAAATAACAAATGACCGAATTAAATAGGTTCCAATTACACGGGAAATGCCGACTTGATTCTAAAATGTATTGACtctacattaaaatctaatgaAAGCACAACGAATCCTTTCAGTTAGTTGAGCATGCAATcgctatttttttctgttcacaAAAGAACTGTCAGACTTGTCAAGGAAAATATCTCgagtttaaaagaaaagtttcCCCCACCCTCCTTCTCACGTCTTAAGCCTTCTTGGCCAATCATCTCTCTTCTCACAAACACTTTAGCAGACTATAAGAGCTCCCCAACTTTTTCCTTTCAACCTAACTCAAAGTTGCTTGGAATTCCGGATACCTAGTTATTTGCTCCAGAATAAGAAACGCACACTTGGAATTGTATTTCACCCTCATGAGGGAATAACGTCGTTGTTCGGACGCGCTTTCAGCAGACTTGAACGAGATGCCCGAAGAGCCCGCGAGAGACTCCTCCAGCTCCCCCGTGTCTCCCGCGGACAGCCTCAGCAACAGCGACGGAGAGCCCGACAGGCCACCGAAGAGGTCCGGAAGGAAAAGACGCTCGAGCAGGAAAAACGGGGAGGATTCCGACAGCTCGACCCTTgggaaaagggggaaaaagtcaaGCAACAGCAGCAACAGCCCTCAGTCTTTTGAGGAGCTGCAGACGCAGCGCGTTATGGCGAACGTACGCGAGCGACAGAGGACGCAGTCGCTCAACGAAGCGTT
The sequence above is drawn from the Labeo rohita strain BAU-BD-2019 chromosome 16, IGBB_LRoh.1.0, whole genome shotgun sequence genome and encodes:
- the twist1b gene encoding twist-related protein 1b isoform X1; amino-acid sequence: MPEEPARDSSSSPVSPADSLSNSDGEPDRPPKRSGRKRRSSRKNGEDSDSSTLGKRGKKSSNSSNSPQSFEELQTQRVMANVRERQRTQSLNEAFAALRKIIPTLPSDKLSKIQTLKLAARYIDFLCQVLQSDELDSKMASCSYVAHERLSYAFSVWRMEGAWSMSASH
- the twist1b gene encoding twist-related protein 1b isoform X2; this translates as MPEEPARDSSSSPVSPADSLSNSDGEPDRPPKRSGRKRRSSRKNGEDSDSSTLGKRGKKSSNSSNSPQSFEELQTQRVMANVRERQRTQSLNEAFAALRKIIPTLPSDKLSKIQTLKLAARYIDFLCQVLQSDELDSKMVKAKSWENSRTNTPTQC